From Echeneis naucrates chromosome 7, fEcheNa1.1, whole genome shotgun sequence, one genomic window encodes:
- the fbxw12 gene encoding F-box/WD repeat-containing protein 12 produces MDPHRPQQLIGDCLIHIFTFLNEDDLNSASYVCKDWREAAETPWLWRRLCLQRWSFCNLAVLRGEDVNLSWKGYFVRRSYLEMKMATGRSGGYTCKSLRGHKDRVVGLVYVQGSTSCQHPDLWNSSGTVCSSSRDGTVRAWNIKNGELLWCSPVQSPLMGIVSDEQREVVITADSTGLIKTWQSQTGQELASFSTASPHCTLLQYNINNKWFLTVGTSQGSLCTLSESSLTKKSSVMVCDTFKVNILLVSPDKKWITAGTMDNNDLSPKVIYTESLTSPSEDEDPLSQSLPVPGCQAAVFIPTQPARLAIIHHKDGSQNKALTVFDVSIKKTKYKSEIQVQQVESSPLPMNIRSSSILLDAKGSNHLVLAADQELWVCSLKGTVLASFKEHTMPISSMCLDSFRVVTASQDLSLRVLTWKNDKGNGATLESRYHLIGGSHTMSSGFTHVACDYTSIVASVEGKDGKDVLKAYFFTS; encoded by the exons ATGGACCCCCACCGCCCACAGCAGCTGATCGGTGACTGtctcattcatatttttactttcctAAACGAGGACGATTTAAACTCTGCCTCTTATGTCTGTAAG GACTGGCgtgaagctgcagaaacaccTTGGTTATGGAG GAGACTGTGTCTGCAGCGCTGGAGCTTTTGTAATCTTGCTGTGTTGAGGGGAGAAGATGTGAATCTGTCATGGAAAGGATACTTCGTGCGAAGGAGCTACTTGGAGATGAAGATGGCAACGGGGCGCTCAGGAGGATACACCTGCAAAAGCCTCAGAGGGCACAAAG ACCGGGTGGTTGGGCTGGTGTATGTGCAGGGGAGTACATCCTGCCAGCATCCTGACCTGTGGAACAGCAGTGGCACAGTCTGCAGTTCCTCCAGGGACGGGACAGTCCGGGCATGGAATATCAAAAAT GGTGAGCTTCTGTGGTGCAGTCCTGTGCAGAGCCCATTGATGGGGATTGTAAGTGATGAACAGCGTGAAGTTGTGATCACAGCAGACTCCACGGGCCTAATCAAGACCTGGCAGAGCCAGACTGGCCAGGAGCTGGCCTCATTTTCAACGGCATCTCCGCACTGTACATTACTGCAGTACAATATCAACAACAAATGGTTTCTCACT GTTGGGACCAGTCAGGGATCTCTGTGTACACTATCTGAGTCCTCTTTGACTAAAAAGTCCAGCGTAATGGTGTGCGACACCTTTAAAGTCAACATACTCCTAGTTTCACCTGACAAAAAATGGATCACAGCTGGAACCATGGACAACAATGATTTAAGTCCAAAG GTGATTTACACTGAGAGTTTGACCTCTCCGTCTGAGGACGAAGATCCTCTGTCCCAGTCTTTGCCAGTCCCTGGATGCCAGGCTGCTGTCTTCATACCCACCCAGCCTGCCAGACTGGCCATCATCCACCACAAGGATGGCTCACAAAACAAAGCCCTCACTGTCTTTGATGTCAGCATTAAAAAGACTAAGTACAAGTCAGAGATCCAGG TCCAGCAGGTGGAGTCCTCTCCCTTGCCAATGAACATCAGATCCTCATCCATTCTTCTAGACGCAAAGGGCAGCAATCACTTAGTGCTGGCAGCTGACCAGGAGCTATGGGTTTGTTCTTTGAAAGGAACTGTACTGGCTAGCTTTAAAGAGCATACCATGCCAATCTCCTCCATGTGCTTG GATAGCTTTCGTGTGGTGACAGCATCTCAGGACCTCTCCTTACGAGTACTGACATGGAAAAATGACAAAGGCAATGGAGCGACTCTAGAAAGCAGATACCACTTAATTGGAGGCTCTCACACAATGTCCAG CGGGTTCACACACGTTGCCTGTGACTACACCAGCATTGTGGCCTCAGTAGAAGGGAAAGATGGGAAAGACGTCTTAAAAGCTTATTTTTTCACCTCCTGA